Below is a genomic region from Drosophila albomicans strain 15112-1751.03 chromosome 2R, ASM965048v2, whole genome shotgun sequence.
ATTTTGGCCAGGTgctaacaaaatataattaattaaagccaATTAATATGCCACAACAAAAGCTGTAGCTAGAGGGATGTATTGAATCGTGTTTGTTCCAAGCATAATGCCAGGATAACGACGTTATAAATGTTATTATGGAAATGGCTATCGATGGTGAATGCTTAAAAGAATGGAATGTTTATGAACTAAATGAATTCTTATTGAATAGCCGGAAAATAGTTTAAGCTAATATTGTACGCAAGTTTTTTTCAGGTATTCTTAAAGAGACTCTTAGGAAAATGGTTTTGTTTAAGAAATAGCTTGAACTAAGTTtctaaattacaaatttaaagttcGTATTTATTTGACGCTCTATTGCATTGAAGATttcttgttaatttatttagagtTAGTAGTTTGAGGCTATAAATAGGGGCAATCGCTCGTAAATAGGCAAACGACCATGTGAAGCAAGCTTATTGAAGGATACTTTTGCTCGAGGGGAGTGTTGCCCCAAAAAAGGCGCGTAAAAGTTTTCGTTGGCCGGAAATGTTTATTAACTATAAATTGCGCAACGCAACGGCAAGGGCAACGGCAACGCAACGGCAAAGGCATCACATAGGAAGGAAGGAAATGAGCAAACATCGGACGCAcccgcaaaaacaaataaaaattgcggCCTACACAAAACGCTTGTTTCGCAGGAGAGGAGGCCAAAATGGGCAAGTTACGAGCATTTCTTGAATGTTACGTAGTATGGTAGGCAGCCTGGGCCTTCATAAATCATTTGGCTGCGGGCATATGATAAATTGTCATACTAATTGTTTTTAGCGTTCAGGACAGACAGGCAGGCAGTCAGTAAGAGGGCGGGCAACGTCTTTGGGTCGGGCTTTGCTTTTACGTCAATGTCTTTGGCATTGGCAGGCGTTGGCGTTGAGAATGACGATGATGTTGGTCTGTCAATGAAGCCTGAGGCTGGCATAATTTTAGGCTCATGCTTTAAAATGCCAATGAATagtaaaatggaaaacaaaacgaTTTTGCCACTCATTTACTTGGCCTGTCAATTTTGCATATCATTTCGGGTTTAGCCCATTAAATGGCAATTTCAGCTTTACTAAGTATACTTAAGTGGATGGTTTCGTAAACCAACATTTTCTGGGCCCGGTTGCAATACGTAATTGGCGTATGTAACTGCTTCATCAATCATATTTAGGTGAGAAGAAGAAGCTCGTCCACTGGCCATCACacactgcgtatgcgcaattaaACTGATGGATAAACTTTAATAGCAAAGATTATTACTTATAACAAGTTGGTAGTGGTTTGAACATaacaatatgtgtgtgtgtgtgtgtattgtcgttgtcgttggcgttgtcgctgtcgtcgcaGACATGCAAATAAGTTGGCAACAAGTAACaagtttttgatttatgacaCGTTAATAATGACAGCTAACTTGGCCCGGGTCAGTTTGGGGCGTTCAGCAGCAGTTTCCAGTCGGCAGTTGGCAGTCGACAGTTGGCAGtcgtcagcagcaacagcagcagcagcagcaacaggcaacaggtTTGTTGCCATATTTCTTATCCGCTGCTGTTCGTTATTTGCTGCTTGCTTTTTAACAACTTTTTCTCTGTCCAAACGCGGGGTTATCGGGGCTCGTCTTCGGACATGACATCTTCGGCGAGCCAAAGTATTTGACACTTTAATGAACTGCCCGGGGTCGCGtgtgtcgcagtcgcagtcagagtcagagtcacagtcacagaCAAAGTCTCATTCGcagtcgtcgttgtcgtcgatGTTGATGTCACAGTAACGACGACGCGAACtcttcattaaaattaatgcgtATTTTTGGTCAGTTTTTGCCAATGCTAAAATTGGGCTAACGCACTTTGACCTGCGCCAGACACAAATGTCAATTGCTGGTCATTTGGTAATTTGTTGATAATTGCGTTTTAATTGAGCCGCGATAAGTGGCCAAGAGAGCAGCCACATCTCTAAACAATTTGTGGCCAACTATTCAACTACAATTGTTTTAGGCCACTTGCCAGCCAAACTGATAATGCATGACAGTGTTTGCATATGAATGTTTGTGTGAGTGGATGGGAGTGTGCGAGCGTGCgagtgtttgagtgtgtgtgtttgtaattaTGGTGGCAATGTTAACCTTTGGTCGTAAAGCATACGTTTAATACCGATAATGGTTTATGTGCTTAGTCGCTGTAATTGCCATGATTAGCTAGTATATACTACACATGTATCTATGGTTGTTCTCTATCgcctgctctctctctctctccaccctcctctctctctctttgtctgttgctgttgatgtcaTGATTTATAGGGCAGTCGAACAACGCTGAACGCGTGGCttcgaaaattttaattaacaccGCACACGCTGCTATCAATTACCCAGTCCACTCCAGATTTGGAATTCGTATCGATAGACACTGAATTTCCACAGCCCAATATGCGTAGCCTAAAGAAAATcttataatttactttaacGCTCTCGTCTATTTCGTGGCAACTTTTGACTCTCTGACACATTTCTGTGTGCCAAGGTATATCACTTTCATCAGCACATTGGTAACATCGAGAAATATGCctggcaaacaaattcaaatacttttcattGGCAAGGGTATTGATGCTTCGACATCTTGGCAGATAACTggcttttttgttgctatttgttattgttttagcttagttttgtttgcgtttgcgtttggcCAAAAAGATAAACAAGCAACTGGAATGAgaaaagacagacagagagaagagagaaaaacaagcGCACCTGGCAACGTGACCCTAGGCCATGTTATTTAACTTTGGACACGCAGCTTTTGGCGGGTGTCCATATCCAATGGCATGACAGGTGCCTCAGCAACAGTCCCCAAAAAACTTTCTGGGTCTATTAGACAGCCATCTCTCTCACAGCTTTGTtgtgtctctttctctttgtatTTGGCGATTTGCTATTTGCTGCCTCCCCTCGAAACAAAAGTGATTAAATTAAGCGATGTTGCGCCTCGAGGCTGTGACAAAATTTtcttatattgtattttaacaaattgtaagtatttataaatggAAATGCTGCCCTCCAGTGGCCAGTGGCGATGGCTAATGGCTGCCGTGTACACACAATGCCCTACAAAACGAACACACTCCGTCGCATAGTGGTGCACAGAAAAAGGTCAAAGTTGACGGCTGTCGAAACTAAATGTATTCCAAATatatgattaatatttaataattataaataatagtttaaaatatatatttaaatagtaattaaatgaaatattaattgtttataattgtATCACAAATTGAGCCTATTCGTACCACTGTGCTTGGTTGGCTGCTGTGTCTATGCTGATGCATGGCATCTCATTATGTGCATAAATAGGCATTGTGAGTGGACCTGGTTTAGCCTGTTGCTGGTCGCTGTTGTTTGCCCAGGACAATGATAGAATTGTTTGCTTAGTTGCGTCTATAAATCTGAGCAGGCAACATTCTGGAATCTGGGTCTTCTGCCTCGGCTTGTTTAtgatgaatttgaattgacaGCTAAGTAGCAATTTGGCTGTGGACTGCCTGAATCATTATCAATTAGAGCGCATCGTCTATGCCACTATAACATAAACATacttacacacgcacacacagaagTGCTCACATACTCACATGTAGACGTAATCAGATTTATGTGCGGCAATCAAGACAATTACCTAGCAAAAGCCTGGAAACAATATTAGGCATCAGGCAGAGAGCGGAGAGCGGAGagcagagaacagagaacaaaGAGCGTGCTCATTCGTATTTgctgttaaatattatttatgcagcaGTAGTGTTTATGTAGTGCATGTCTCCAAGGAGCCATTTATGCCTAATTTAAGCGCATTTGTTGCCAAGACAATGTGCCAATTTGTTGCTCTTAGCCAGTTGTGCTTGTTGTCTTGACCAGCCAGCGAGCAGCGTATCTAGTTGGTTTGTTTATGTTGGCACTTTGccttaaatacttaaatagtTACAAGTGTTTGCCGTACGAAATgccaaattcaaaatcaaaataacaaacaacaaagaaatgcAATATCAAAATCATTTTGCCGACTTGTTGGCTGGCTGGTTCGTTGGCTGCCTGTtgactaattaattaattatgcatatttcCGCATAGTTTTGGTGGCACACAGTCGCTTTGTAGTTTAACCGCCGAAACACGAGTAGTTTTTTGGCCGAGTTGGAGTTTATGTAACAGCGCAGCAACCAACGCCCCACTGGGGCAGCCTCGAGGCGCAGTGTTAACGCTTAAATGCTCATTTATCTTTGATTAACTGCGGCTTGTTGTATAGTGTTTGTTGTCTTCTCTCCTAACatgtgttgtgttttgctgtcttgtgttgtgttgtgttgtgttcgaCATCTTCGTTGTTTTGATTGCAACAGTCTGAAATCGAGCATGAAATCAAAATGGgaactgaaattgaaaccaAAACAGAAACtcaaaccgaaaccgaaaccgaaaccgaatcTTCAGCTAAGCGTTCGCATCATTTATCATAGTTACAATTTACGAATTTTCACTATTTCGCTATTTTTTTGGTCCAGCGAAATTAAATGAGCGTATAAAAATCAGCAAACCCTCAACACTGCACGCCAGTTTGCAACTTCGAGTAGCACGCAACAGATCCACACTGcaacaaaactaatttaagCTCATGATGCGTGGATTTCTGGTAAGTCCCAAATCCCCAAATATCACCGTGGATACAactaactatttttttttgttctctctttCGCAGTTACTTTTGTTGGTGGCTGCTGCAAGCGCAGCAAAGTTGGGTTATAATTATCAGACGGCTGGCGTCGACCGTCGTTTTGCTGGACTAATTGATAATGAGGCAACGGGATTCAGCAGAGAGGGACATCAACagaagcaactgcagcagcagcaacaacagcagcaacaacagcaacagcagcagcaacagctgattGGCGATGAGTTCAACAAAGAATTCTTTACGTATAGCGCACCCGAAGAGGAGTTCGCCGATCGCGAGGCCACTCAGAACATTGCCCAGATGCTGAAGCGTAATCTTCGCGTGCTCTTCATCAAGTCACCCGAACAACAAGGTCTCACAAATGCCGCACTCCAGCTGGCCAAGCAGTCGAGTGAGCAACGCACCGCCATCTATGTGCTCACCAAGCAGGCGGATGTCGGTGAGCTGGCTCAGAGGCTGCAGACCGAGAACCAGAGTAACACACACAAGCCCGAGGTGCACTTTGTCAAGTACCGCACTCCCGAGGATGCTGTGCGTGCCCAGCAGCTTATCCAGAAGCAGTTCGATGCTCTGGGCGGCAGTTCACGCAGTTCGGACGAGGGCGTGGCACCAGTGCTGGACTTTAGCTCAGCGCCAGTCGCAGCAGAGGTGGGCCAAGCCCAGTCTCAGACTCCATCTAAGGTTCTCTCTGGTCCCAAATACTTGCCTGCAGCGTAGGCACATTTACTCTAATTGTAGAGAACATAGCATAAAAAGATAGCCTCATAGTTCGTATTCTGTGCAACTcgtattaataaaataagattCATGTTACGCAATGCCTTTTAACACTTCTGCGAACGAGCTAGGCTTTCAATTTCCTTTCCTTTGAAGCTGAAGTGGAGCCACGACCACTaagcgtatacttaatattgagTGTTGCTTGATCTAGATTACACTTCGTAGAAGCAGGCGAAGTTCATGGCAAATAAAGAGCAAATGAACACCAGTTTCtagttgttaattaaattgcgtaaatttaatcaattgcagcaaataatatattggtttgtataccctgtaaaatagTCAACTGGATATATGTTTGGCATGCAttcaaattcttaaattcCAATAAGCAAATGGAAGCCATCCGCCGCTGTAACAAGTTTATGTAATTGGCAACTTCTAGTTGAGTTCACTTGCGATTTATTTGTGTTGCAAGTTCGCACGAAGTAAAAAGTATTAGACGCTTAAGATTTCCAGGAAAAGTAGCTACGTGAATTGCCCCCCAGGACAAGCGCGCACAAGAAGCACTGTCACTGCCATAGACTTGAGTTATACTATGCTGGATTCTTCTATTCACGGTCGGCGAAAGCGGAAACTTCAAACTTGATTAGCTTCGGGCTGTGCGTGTTTTTCCTTTGAACGTTCACTCGTTCATTTCCGTAGCATTagattgtttatttaataccAAGAACTACTTATTCGCTGCGTATTTCGTACTTTATTATCTTATCAATGTGCTTGCAAATGTCAAGTATCCAATGgagtgtattttattttatggaaCTGTTGCGCAAGTggaaaaatgatatataatcGAGGGAAGGATTGAGTGTGGCCAATGATAATCTTCAGTGAGTTTGtcattattcatatttaatggGCTTTCGTTGATCGCCATTGGCAACAGATATAACCAAAACAGGATTTCTGAGTAATTAAATATTCGAGTTGAACGAgtgttgtaattattttgaGTTTTGTACTGAAATAATAATCGAATCGAGTGGCCATGACGTTGATTTCAATTAATGGACGTAGATTTCTAAGTGGATATCATGAAAACTCGACACGTTTCCAGGTGTGAATATGGGAGAGCTTAGATAGCATATATCCTTGGCTGTAACAAGGACACATCACATAGCTGCCAGCTGGAAGCggattcaatttcaattgccgCGTGGCGATGCGTGGTAATAGCCGACAGTGGGCGTTGGGGGCGTTGTGTTGTGGGCGTGACAGTGCAATTATGTTGCCACAAGCGAGGGAGGCAACACGTATGCGGTGTCGTAATTTAAAAGAGAAGcgaaataatagtaaataatgaaaataaaacgcaGACGAAAGACgcgcaaagcaaataaaaataaaatgcttcGGATATAAAACGAAGTGCCACTTGGGTCTCTATTTATGCTCGAGTCGAAGGTACATAGAAGGCAGTAAGTAGACCAGCATAATATTGGATTGCAGTACAATTCTTATTCAATTAATACAAATGAGTGGCAAGTATTGTGCGGGTGGTTTGCTGTCTCGGGCTCATGATTTCCACCATAACTTTGGTCATTtggctgagagagagagaaaaagaaacaaaaacgagaaagtaaaatgtttttttttttttttgccactgcTCGCCtcttgcaatttaattaaacaaacagtTTGCGCTGCGGTttcaagcaacagcaatggcaaacaactgacagcaacagcaatgggcCAATGGGATTTGtaatttgcagcagcagcagtagcagcagcaacaaaaatgttggcCAAGTGTCGACGTGTTTGCCAACAGCTCTAATCCGTTGtgaataattgttattgttttgggCACTCGGATAGGGGACTTTTTGGActtaattttctaaatttaattgtcCAACATTCCGGCCAAGCATAtcgattatttttaattgttatttaatattcatttagcCACAGACACATTCTTGCAGATATATCTACCACATTTAAGTGCATGACAGCAAGTATGAGACGATACATTGAATGGGGAATAGATTAAGCCCCGGGCCAGAGCCAAAGCTAAAGTAACGTGCGAAAGGCTCGTCGAGTGTTCTTGCGTGTCCCGTATCCTGTGTGTCCTGCGTTCTGACTTCTCCAACTGTCACTGCTTATGTCGTTAATGTGACAAAAGCTTTCAcggcagcaaaacaaaagtgcgAAGTGGAGTAAGGGCAACAAAGAAATCAGAATTAGACGAAACTTTCGGCCTCTGACCCAACACTGACATCATTCACTGTAAATAGTAATGGGAATTGTTTCaggaaattcaattcaatttggtaGCATTAAAGCTACAAGTTTTGAAACCGAACTTAAAAGTAAGTATTAAGTTGAATCCCAAAATCTTTTACTTAAAATTCtgatataaagtatatatggtatattgatatatgctatattgaaaaacaaataaatatcatattttcaAACCATTTAATGACGTACAAGATTTTCATATAACATCATTGTAAGTTGTAAGTAAGTTGTATAATTCCAACAAcactaaaaaacaaacaaaagaatgtATTCAATAACTAAATACTCAGatataaatgcaatatatatttatactgtaaaataaataaattatatatattttaaacagtttagTGACTTCAGAAACATTACCATAATATCTCTTAACACTTTTGGGAAATTCCAATTCCACTGCGAATGATTTGTTAAACGAGTTCGCTTGGACTCTAGCTAAGGTGTGTCTTTTGTCACACATGATAGTGTGCGTGTggcagag
It encodes:
- the LOC117573493 gene encoding mediator of RNA polymerase II transcription subunit 15, translating into MMRGFLLLLLVAAASAAKLGYNYQTAGVDRRFAGLIDNEATGFSREGHQQKQLQQQQQQQQQQQQQQQQLIGDEFNKEFFTYSAPEEEFADREATQNIAQMLKRNLRVLFIKSPEQQGLTNAALQLAKQSSEQRTAIYVLTKQADVGELAQRLQTENQSNTHKPEVHFVKYRTPEDAVRAQQLIQKQFDALGGSSRSSDEGVAPVLDFSSAPVAAEVGQAQSQTPSKVLSGPKYLPAA